Part of the Desulfurobacterium pacificum genome, GTTTGATTACTGTTTATCTGATACTTCTCAGAATGATTTGGATGTTCTTATCCTTGGGGATTCACATTCTAAGCAGCTCTATTATGGTTTTGAAAGGTATTTCGGAGATAATTTGCGTTATGCAGAGATAGGAATCTCAAGTTGGCCGGCTACTTTTAAAGCAATTGGATCTAACCTAAGAAAAGCTGTGGAACAGGAAGAAGAGATTAAACAGGTGTTTGCAATCTTGCCAAAGCTGAAATTTAAATTTCTTTTGATAGTGACCAGAAATGCGGAGTATTTTTATGGGAAAGATATAGATTTGAGCAAAAAGCATAAATTCTTGCAGTGCTTTATTGATGGTAAGGATTGTGATAATGAAAAGGTTTATGTGCTGCAGTTAAAGAAAACCTTGGATTTTCTTAGAAAATTGAGTTATAAGAAAATCTATTTCTTGTATGAAAATCCGGCGTTAGATTTTGATCCAAGGTTTAGTGCAGTTAAATATGAAATTTGGATACCATTTACCGAGAGGACAAAAATGCCTTCTTATCTCTTTTTTGATAAAGAGAAAGAAATAAGAGAAAGCCTTTCATCTGTTTTTAAATTATATAACGTGATTCCACTGAATACAGATGCCATTTTTTGTGATGGGAAGTATTGCTACGCTTTTAAGGATGGGATGACTTTGTATTATGATGATGATCATTTGAGTAAATACGGCGCTTATTTGGTTGTTAAATATATATCTAATTCTTTTCTTAAAGCAGTTCAACCTTCGGTCTTGAAAAAATCACGTTAAATGTTGATAGTTTCGTTTTTTTATCTTTTATCATTTCCTTTAAGAATAGGTTTAAAGAGTCGTATGATCTTATATCCACTTTTCTGTTTAGTTTTTCTTTTGTATGTATTTTAATTATTACGATGTCTATGTCACTGTTTGGGGTTTCTTCTTCTCTTGCGACAGAACTGAATATAGCTATCTCTTCTATACCGTATAGCTTTTTTAGGTCTTCCTTTAGGAGTTTCAGCTTTTCCAGGATTTCCACTATTTCCTATGTTTGAAGCAGCTAAATTTTACATCGGCTTTTACAGAAATTCTTTGAGAAGTGCGCGCTGGGACGGGGGCGGGAAGCGCCTTTACGTTTGAGCGGTAAAGCGGAAATATCGGTTGTGAGAAGGGGTTAAACGATATGGATTCTACGGTGCACACTTCTTTTAACTCTCTGCCGAACTCTCTTGCTTCTTTTAATGATTTGCGGATGAGGGCTTTTTTAAGTTCGCTGGTTACTTTCTGCCTTTTTGATTGAGAGATTTCCCAGTGGGGTGAGCCAATAGTGTATTGAAAACCCAACTGCCTTGATTCTTCGTTTAAGAGAGTGAAGATTTCGTTTTGCTTTTGAACGTTTTTTAGTTTAAATGTGTAGTGGATTGTTCCGATGTAGCCTTCTGTTACATAGCGTTTTTTTATCGTGTCCCAGATTCTATTTTCTTCAATTCTGTAGTTGCCGCCTTCGTAGGGAAGTTTCAGGTTTCTGATTTTTTCGTCTAAGGTAGAGAGGGCGGTGAGGATTTTGCCTTCATCCCACGATTTTATCTTTACGTTTATGGGAACTACATAGATGTCTGGCTTTACGTATCTTGATGCTGTTACGGTATCTCTGATTTTTGTTCCTGCAAAGGCTGTTGCTGTTAAAAAGATGATTCCTGTTAGCGTTATTAGAGCTGTTTTCACGATTTCCTCCCTTAATGTTTAGACATATACAGCCTCTTTTAATATAGCTTTTTTGAGTTTTGGTTTTGTTGCTGTTTTTACAATAAGGTCAACTTTTCTGCTAAGAAGTTTTTCAAGGTATTCTTTTAGATTCATGTAGTTGTCAAAAGTTTTGTAACCTTTCGCGAATGTAACGATTATGTCTATGTCGCTTTTTTCCGTTTGTTCATTTCTGCAAAAAGAACCGAATATAGCTATTTCTTCCACTCCAAAAGTTTTTTTTATGTGGTCTTTTCTGCTTTTAAGAAAGGTAATTGCTTCCTGGAGGTTTTTCACTTCAAGACTCCAGATTTGGTTTGCTAACTTCTATTTTATAGGAAGTTTTTAATGAGAAGTAGGTAGAGGGGGAAGAGAAGGGTAGAGATGAAGACGATTGTGGCGGCGGTTTGGGGGGAATTTTTGAACTTTTCGCAAAGAACGTAGTTTAGGATTGCTGAAGGAAGGGATGACTGAACGATTATTACCTTTTTGGCTGTTGTCGGGCAGGGGATAATTGACACTGTTAAAAGAGCAGCGATTGTTCCGCCGAAGAAGCGAACTGCCGTTGCTACGATGCCAACTTTTAGTTCTTTTGGCACTATTTTTGAAAGGCTTATTCCAATTGAAACTAACATAAGAGGTAGGCTTGCGTTTCCGCTCATCTCTATCATTTTGAGAATTCCTGGCGGAAGGGAAACGTTTTTTAAAAGTAGAGAGAGGGTGAGGGCGGGGAGGAGAGGGATTTTGATGGCTGAAATCACAGCGTTTTTAAAGTTTTCTCTTTGCAGAATAACTATGCCTAAACTGAAGTGATAAACAGCCATTGCTACCATGAAACTTAAAGCGTAGGGTAGTCCTTTTTCACCAAACATCAGGTAAATTAGAGGAATTCCTAAATATCCTGCATTCATAACGGTGGCTGAGAGTTCAAATGCTTCGTTTTTTGTTTTTAAAAAGAGTCTTTCAGCCAGAATTGAGATGAGGAAGACCAGCGCAAATACTAAAAGAGCTGAGGCAAACATACAGGTAAGGTTTTGAGCGTTTAAGGAGATTTTTCTGAACGAGTAGAAAATGAGGGCAGGGGCAAAAACGTAAACAACGATTGTGGAAATTGTATCGGTTTGGACGTCAGGTTTTATTCTACCTATTGCGTATCCGACAGATATAAGCAGGTATAGGGGAAAGAGAACGTTTATTATCAGGTTTTCCATTCTAAATTACCGGCTACTCTTTCGTTACCTTTTCTCACGGTAATGCCTTTGCTGTCTAAAAATTCTAACAGCGGAATTGCAAACTTACGGGAGACGTTCAGGTAGTCTTTAAACTCTCCGACTGTAAGCGTTTCTTTGTTCTTAAAGTGATTTTTGAGTATTGAAACGATTTCTTTCATGGCTTCTGGCGAAAACAGGTGTTCGCCGATTTTTACAAAGCCTTTTTGAAGCTGGAGATATGACGCTATTAAGTTTGCTTCCTCTTCAGGAATTTCTATTTCTTTGGCTAATTCTTTTACCTCTGGCGGCGTGAACCGGCTGTTTCTGACTACTTCGACTATTTTCTCTACTTTGCTTTCAAAGGGTGTTCCTTCGTGGTGTGGTGTGAAGCCTTTTAGTTTCAGGACTGCGCCGATTTCTTCTATCTTTCCTTCCTTTAACAGTTCGCTGATGGCTTGAGAAAACATCTCTGGAGGTGCAGAGAGAGATGTTTTAAGGGATTCGCGGTTGATTCCTTCCGATATGGGAAACTTTTTGTGGTGCTGTGAAAGGGCGGTGAGGATTTGCTCCTTCAGTTTCTCTTTAAATTCTGCCGGATAGAGCTTTTTATCGGAAATGGTGATTGTTCCGCTGTCTGTTAGTTCTTTAATTAGCTTTTGGGCTTTTTCGGGTGGTATGTTGAGTAGCTGGGTTAGGGATTTGTCTGTAAGTTTTCCAGGGAACGTTTTTATCAGGTGTATTGCCTTTTCTTTTTCGCTTCCTTCGGTAAGTTTTTTTAGGAATGCCGTTTTTTCTTTTCTGAACTTGCGTCTGAATTTCCTTTCAGGAAGCGGAAAAACGATTTTTCCTCCGCCTATAACTCTTGCCGGCGAGTAGTTTCTTATAACGAACCTGTCGTCGTAAACGGGAACGATTTCTTCCTTTAAGCGTATTTGGGCGAGGGCGCTTTCGCCGGGTAGGAGTTCGTCTTTATCTATTAAGAAAACTTCGCCTTCTGTTTCTTTTGTGAGGTGGTGGAAGTGGATTTTGTGCCCTGGTTGGACGATTACATCTGCATCTTTTGAAAGAGAGAGTTCAACGTCAACGATTTTTGTGGGTTTTAAGTATCCCGGGGTGGCGATTACGTCGCCCCTTTCAACGTCTTCTTTTGAGACATCTGAAAGGTTAAGTGCCGTTCTCTGTCCTGCTAACGCTTCTTCTCTGTTTTTTCCGTGAACCTGAATGTTCCTTACCTTTACCGTTCTACCTTCCGGCAGTATTTCTACTGTATCGCCTACTTTTACTTTTCCGCTTAACAGCGTTCCTGTTATGACGGTGCCAAATCCTTTAACGGTAAAGGAACGGTCAACGGGAAGTCTTAAAATACCTTCTGTCGTTTTCGGCTCTACAGTTTGCGCTATCCTGTCTATCTCTTTAACGAGTTCCTTTATTCCTTCGTCGGTTTTTGAGGATACTGCAATTAAAGGTGCGTTTTCTAAGAACGTTCCTTTTACGAAATCTTTTACATCTTCCTTTACCAGTTCAAGCCACTCTTCATCTACCGTGTCCTTTTTGGTTAGAACGATTATCCCTTTTTTCGTTCCAAGGGTCTGGCAGACTGTAAGATGCTCTTTTGTCTGGGGCATTACGCCTTCATCTGCTGCTATTACAAAGAGGACTAAATCTATACCGGAAGCACCTGCTAACATGTTTTTTATGAACTTTTCGTGTCCAGGGACGTCAACGATACCGGCAAAGATGCCGGAGGGCAGTTCAAGGTTGGCAAAACCTATGTCAATGGTCATTCCTCTCTTCTTTTCTTCTTCCCAGCGGTCTGTATCTATACCGGTGAGGGCTTTTATAAGCGTTGTTTTGCCGTGGTCT contains:
- a CDS encoding nucleotidyltransferase family protein, with the translated sequence MEILEKLKLLKEDLKKLYGIEEIAIFSSVAREEETPNSDIDIVIIKIHTKEKLNRKVDIRSYDSLNLFLKEMIKDKKTKLSTFNVIFSRPKVELL
- a CDS encoding SIMPL domain-containing protein (The SIMPL domain is named for its presence in mouse protein SIMPL (signalling molecule that associates with mouse pelle-like kinase). Bacterial member BP26, from Brucella, was shown to assemble into a channel-like structure, while YggE from E. coli has been associated with resistance to oxidative stress.): MKTALITLTGIIFLTATAFAGTKIRDTVTASRYVKPDIYVVPINVKIKSWDEGKILTALSTLDEKIRNLKLPYEGGNYRIEENRIWDTIKKRYVTEGYIGTIHYTFKLKNVQKQNEIFTLLNEESRQLGFQYTIGSPHWEISQSKRQKVTSELKKALIRKSLKEAREFGRELKEVCTVESISFNPFSQPIFPLYRSNVKALPAPVPARTSQRISVKADVKFSCFKHRK
- a CDS encoding nucleotidyltransferase family protein — encoded protein: MKNLQEAITFLKSRKDHIKKTFGVEEIAIFGSFCRNEQTEKSDIDIIVTFAKGYKTFDNYMNLKEYLEKLLSRKVDLIVKTATKPKLKKAILKEAVYV
- a CDS encoding AEC family transporter, yielding MENLIINVLFPLYLLISVGYAIGRIKPDVQTDTISTIVVYVFAPALIFYSFRKISLNAQNLTCMFASALLVFALVFLISILAERLFLKTKNEAFELSATVMNAGYLGIPLIYLMFGEKGLPYALSFMVAMAVYHFSLGIVILQRENFKNAVISAIKIPLLPALTLSLLLKNVSLPPGILKMIEMSGNASLPLMLVSIGISLSKIVPKELKVGIVATAVRFFGGTIAALLTVSIIPCPTTAKKVIIVQSSLPSAILNYVLCEKFKNSPQTAATIVFISTLLFPLYLLLIKNFL
- the selB gene encoding selenocysteine-specific translation elongation factor, which gives rise to MQSKKFIVIGTAGHIDHGKTTLIKALTGIDTDRWEEEKKRGMTIDIGFANLELPSGIFAGIVDVPGHEKFIKNMLAGASGIDLVLFVIAADEGVMPQTKEHLTVCQTLGTKKGIIVLTKKDTVDEEWLELVKEDVKDFVKGTFLENAPLIAVSSKTDEGIKELVKEIDRIAQTVEPKTTEGILRLPVDRSFTVKGFGTVITGTLLSGKVKVGDTVEILPEGRTVKVRNIQVHGKNREEALAGQRTALNLSDVSKEDVERGDVIATPGYLKPTKIVDVELSLSKDADVIVQPGHKIHFHHLTKETEGEVFLIDKDELLPGESALAQIRLKEEIVPVYDDRFVIRNYSPARVIGGGKIVFPLPERKFRRKFRKEKTAFLKKLTEGSEKEKAIHLIKTFPGKLTDKSLTQLLNIPPEKAQKLIKELTDSGTITISDKKLYPAEFKEKLKEQILTALSQHHKKFPISEGINRESLKTSLSAPPEMFSQAISELLKEGKIEEIGAVLKLKGFTPHHEGTPFESKVEKIVEVVRNSRFTPPEVKELAKEIEIPEEEANLIASYLQLQKGFVKIGEHLFSPEAMKEIVSILKNHFKNKETLTVGEFKDYLNVSRKFAIPLLEFLDSKGITVRKGNERVAGNLEWKT